The stretch of DNA ctgttcgggtggcaaaaccacacccacgcccacacccattgggttcgggttttttacacccaaacccacaacacattttgtactactttgcaaatttaagcaaaacaaggtaaatttaagcaaaaacaatggaatttaaacatattgtcaatcacttagcaaaaacataggtttaaaattacaagggaatttaaaattacaaaatagtctttcaagaaattaaattacaactaaaccaaaattaagttcttccaactttcaagcaaaattcaaacacaattttggtttgtggtttgtgaaaaacctaattttacttttacacttatatatatatatatgtgggggtatttaggtaattttaacatgtttcgggtgggtgtatgggtttcgggtgtgggtttgagtgataccaaacccacacccatattttcgggtgtcacccaaacccaaacccaaacccagtcaattcgggtttcacccgttgacttgggtttgggttcgggtgggtctcacgggtttgggtttttctgccatccctaTCTGTCTCAAATTACATACACATTTTTTAACACtgtaataagaaaaaaatataatgatttaaggtataatttttgtattttattttaaataaggttatgaaaaatgtaaaataattattggttatttattataatgaaaggaagagagaataaattaaatataattttataagaataaaaataaatcttaaaaatattaaatgttgatttctttttttcttttttataattttttttacaatattgaCAATGAGGATCGAATCCGAACCCATAACCTCATATACACTATCCAAATTCCTCAAACACCGGACCAAACCGAGTGACTTTTataaattggatgagagagtatTTTATTATCTATTAGAAGCATGATTTtcctaaaaaagaaaaattggaaGCATGAAATTGGCACAAAGAAAACAAACCCAACTAGATTTTGAGTAGAGTAAAAAATAGGAGAAGAATTCTAGAAGGTAATAATCCCCAAACCAAACATAAATTCTTCCTCATCAACTAAACGACACTGCAGTTAAGAGGCACTTGTTCCCCTTCATTATAATCAATCAATAAACAAATATACgtataattttttcattataaTCAATGAATAAACAATATACGTataatctttttttgtttttgataaatCATACATTATTATTCATTCTTCAATTCTTtctcaaaattatataaattcaataaataattgacaaaatataattaaataaatagtttcATGAACTTAGCTCAGTTTGAAAGAGACATCGCATGCGAAAAACAGATTCCAAACTCTGGACATTCCACTTAACCACGGGCTACtaaactaaaaagtaaaaacaatagTATAAAACATTAAACGACACGCCGTTTCCATCTTCGTCTTCACACTTCACAGATTGCTCATAAAACCGCTTTCACATAATTCCCACGCAGAACCCAACTAACTTCTCACCGGCAATGTTGCCGGATATTCCTCCCGATCCACCGCCGCAACAATAATTACTCCTCCACCTTAACCATCAACTCCGGcacaatcacaatcacaatGTCGTCACctcaaaacataaaacaaaaggTATTCACATGTCTAACCAAACTCTCCGACCGCGACACTCACTCCCTCGCCGCCACCGAACTCATTACAATTGCTCGGAGCCTCGATACAACCACCGTACCAGTTTTCCTCTCTTGCATGTACTCCACCGACGCTTCCGACAAATCTCCGGTTCGAAAGCAATGTGTTCAACTCTTTGGATTTCTCTCAGAAACACACGGTAACGCTCTTTCACCTTACCTTTCGAAAATCATCGCCAACGTAATTCGTCGCCTCCGTGATTCGGACTCGTCGGTCCGATCCGCATGCGTGAATTCCGTTTCAGCATTAGCTTGCCACGTCACGAAGCAACCGTTTCTTTCGTTTCTAAAACCGTTATCAGAAGCTCTGTTCACGGAGCAGGATCAGAACGCGCAAATTGGAGCTGCGCTTTGTCTAGCTTCGGCGATCGATGGAGCTCCGGATCCGGACTCGGCTCGGCTGGCAAAGCTGTTACCGAAGTTCCAGAAATTGCTTAAACGTGAAGTGTTTAAGGCGAAACCGGCGCTGTTGACGCTGATCGGAAGCGTGGTTGAAGCCGGTGGCGCTTCTGGCCAAGCTTCTTTGAAAAATTTGGTTCCGTGTTTGGTTGAATCGTTGAGTAACCGCGATTGGGCGGTGAGGAAGTCTGCGGCGGAGACACTGCTGGTGTTGGCCAATGTTGAGAGAGAATTCTTGCCGGAATTTAAGTCTGAATGTTTGAAAGTTTTTGAGAATCGACGATTTGATAAggtttatttcaattttcagcTTCTTTTGTTATTCTTGGTGTTTATTTATGGTAAATTTGAAAGTGAATTGAAGTGTGTGTTGTTTTGGTTTAGGTAAAATTGGTTCGTGAAGTTATGAATCAGATGTTGGAAGCTTGGAAGCATATCCCTGATGTTTCAGATGAATTTTCCCCACCTCCTAGATGGCAATCGTCTTCGAAAGGTAGTATTAAATTTTGTGGTATAtagtgtttgattttaatttttaagaatcTGAGATGAGAAATTGTTAGATCTATATCTATTTACAGAAATAGAAAGCCTCAGATTGTGTATTGTATAGTGTCACCCTTAAAAGAGGAACGTCCCTTAAATAGAGGGTGAAGATTAAAACAAAAGCATTTGTGATGTTTGGATCTTAAATTATAGTTCATAATTTTTGTTGTCTAGAATGTATCCGAGCCATCGATTTGCCGATGCCTATGTCTGTTTGTGATCTGTTTGATTGTTTCTTAAACCGTTCTGGGTTTTGTGTTTTTGGCTCAGAGAATGCAAGTGATGGGCGATATCCTCCGGTCTCGCAAAATTCATGTAATCCTGGTTCGGTAATGGCGAATCTGCGAAGAAAATCTGCTCCTGCTGGCAGATTCAGTCTACCAGATAGTTCTTCTGCTAGCAATGGCAAGAATGTGAGTGCTTTAAGTAGTAACAAGAGAAGGAGTTCGGTTGTTTCACGAAAACTAAACCAGAAGAATTGGGATGTTCAAGTTGCCATGGCTGATCAGGGTGATCTCGAGGAGATGAATGAAAATAAAACTCCTTTGGAAATGAACCGGgcacttttaaataaaaattccGATGATAAAATGAAAAGGCACGGTGGTTCCAAAGCTGGATCTCGTGTTGTTCCATATCATGAAGAGAGTCATGACTCAGTTCCTGTCAGTAATGTCCCCAAAGATCTTTTTAAGAATGACAAAGAGAGCGAAGAATTATCTTTGATCCGCAACCAGTTACAGCAAATTGAGAAGCAACAGTCCAGTCTACTTGATCTTTTGCAGGTTTTTTGCTAATTCGTAATACCGAGTCTTTTATTTGTGCTATTTTAGTCTACAAATTTCTCAGAGGGAAGACTAGTTTATATACTATCATTGTATTTTGAAGCTTTGTCATTTTCTCTCTTCATCATATTTACATGTAGCATCTACCAATTTTTTAATGATGAACATCTCCAACATGCTCCTCAATATTCTTGCAGAAATTCATTGGAAGCTCACAAAATGGAATGCGATCTTTAGAAACCCGTGTTCATGGCCTTGAGTTGGCATTGGATGATATCTCTTATGATTTGGCTGTATCAAATGGAAGGATGAGTAATTCTAATGTCCCTCGCAATTCATGTTGCTTGCTACCTGGAGCAGAATTTTTGAGCTCCAAATTCTGGAGGAAATCTCAGGGCCAGTATTCATCCCCACGATTCTCTCGACGTGGTGGTGCTCCATCACTTGCTGCCATGCACTATACAGCTGGCAGAAATGCTGAAACTAACTTTACAACCCAAAGATTCCGACTTGATGGAGGTTTTATCACTAATCCTCTGGCAGAGGTACACACTAATTCAAGGGATTTTGCTTGACCAGAGTCAACCTAAAAAGAAGGTTCCTGATTTGCCTCTGGACTAGGCGTTGTCTTGGCACTATCGCCCATGGGCACACAGCATTGTGATTAGTGATACCAATTGATGCACCATTCAACTCTTATTCGTATACCGCTTTTTATTACTGCATTTCTTACTTTGTTGCAGATGTGCTGCACAATCTAGAAAGCAAGTTTGATCATTTGGTTCTCAATCAGGTTTTAAGATCCCTTGACTGAAGAAGTGTTGATGAATCGAACCTGTGATCAAAATTGCATATTCTGTCTCATCAAATTATGACttaatcaatatatatacaTTTGCTGTGCTACTCGAAAATGCTCCATGTTGTCTTGTCAACACTGAAGATTAGAAGGCGAGAAGCTGGCTGCTAGACCATACATTCTACACGCTAGTAGAGTTTCATTCGCCTATATCCATGATGAGTAGTGGACAAGAATTGTAGTTTGGAGTGCTTTCACGGCTAAATACGACACTATTGTAAAAGAGGGTGAATTTGTATACCTATTATATATGAGTGACAAGCTGCTTTTTTGCTTTAAATATTGCGTTGTACAATGATATTTCACCTTTTGATAGAGTTTATACCCTCTTGATATTTCTCTTTAGATAATAACCATGTGTGATGTATCTATAATCTTATACTATTACACCTTCACATGATCCTTCCCTCTCACTAGTATCGATATGGGCTCAAGATTAGGTTGGAAATAGAAGTGGAAAGTGATGAAGTCTTACTCTGTTACCTTTGTTAATTAATATAAGTGCTAGGGTTCATCAATCATACACTCACCGTCTTAAGGTTTTTGAGTCAAAATGTGTTGAACATTATGGTATATCACTAAAACCTTGACAGAGTTCTACCCTCTTTCAGGCTCCCCATCACCTTGATAGAGTTTGTGGCTCTAGTGAACCCAACTAGATGTTGGAACTATAAGTGTGAAGTGACGAAGTCTTATTATAGCAAAATAGTTCTGAATCTGCCACTATTAGTAATTGATTTTGCGATGACAATACAAGAACCAGACTCATATACTCTAGTCTTTAGCTGAAGGTTTTGGTGGCAATGTGCCTACACTGATCTACACCATCACTGTAATTGTGATATACTTCTAAGTTCCCCTCAGCATTCGaagtagttaaaaaaaaaggggTCTGAACTACTCCGACAAGATTCTCATGctcaactttttcaaaaaatgaaaaatgaaaagggCTCAACAAGATTCTTATGTGCCAACTGCCAACCCATCCCCAGCACTTTGTAGGCTGTCGCTTGGGCAATTGGACTTGCAGATGAATAATAATTGAAGAAATTGATtattaaaacattttaaaatgaaaaattagttATTATTGATTGCTTAATATTTGTGTTtctaaaaacaaaatgaattcGCTTTTGACATAAAATTGAAAAGATTATTGGATAGGATTAACATGATACAATTTTACCTGAGAGCGTTTGGATGAGATGATTATGGTTTAAGTTCTAATCAATAATTGTTCCTCTCAAAAATCAAGCTTTAAGTTCTcccaaataattttcaaaaggtAAAATTCATTTACTACTAGAGTCTaatcacactttttttttaacaaaatttgagTCCAATCACTTAGTTAAATGCTGACGCCAGAGTGGTTGATCTGCGTGGTCAAAATTTGGAATTTGTACACCTTAAAAAAGTTGCCTAGTTTTTTAGTTATAGAAAAGGTAACTTACTGTTTGTCTACAAGTTTGAAATTAAAAGTTTTTAGAAATAATTGGTGTCCATTTTAATAGTTTATGAAACTTGCACAAACCATCCATGAGAAATAACGATAATAATGGAAAATAACGATTATAATAGTGGTGAGAGATCGCTAGAAAATCATGTTGATTAATCAAGCTTTACTTTCATAATTTGTGACAAACTGAATTCTAAGTCAAGTATTTATAGAATGTCACCTAGGAAAATACTACCACAGAATGTGGACAACTGCCAAATGCCTAAATTGTCTTCACAAATACTGCAGTAATGTTTCCACTAATTCCCTtgagaatcaatttttttatatcattcacAAACAGTTTTATGCActtttcaataacaaataaatgAGTGATCATGAAATACATATGCCGATTAAGGGTGAGAACGAGATAGGACAAAAATGTTATACATATATACAGAAATTTATATGAACtaataatttcatatttgttatGTATTTATTCTTTGAGTGGCAAAATGTTAAACATCCTAACTAGCTTCAGAGGAACAACTTAGGCTTTGTTTGAAAGTTAAGAGAGGAAGGAAGGGTTAGTATTTATTCTTTGAGTGACAACTGCTAAAACCTCCTAACCAGAATAAATACAtatcaaattataaaaacataCTACAAATATGAAGGGTTAGTATTTATTCTTTGTTAAGGGAATGAAGGGGAAAGGCCTTGAGGGGGAGGAGGAGAAAACTCTCAtctgtttatgatattttttaagggaaggggaggggaggagaCACTGGCTAAAATATTGATATACTTTTTGGttcaagaaaattatataaagaGAAAAATGATATGGAGATTTTGCCAAAGCCCTCTAAAACCCTTCAAAACTCTCccaatcctttttttttttaattccttCCCTTTCCTTCATCATAATATGAAGACTGTAGAACAAATAAGagtgaacaaaataaaaactacaaaCATAAATGACTTTACTTTTATGGGTAACATGAATTTGACATTACTTAACTTTTGAGACCTAAAAGCTAAAGTAGAATAAATACCAATAAAAGGCCAAACTGAAAGCAAAAATAAGTTGAGACTTCACAGCATACAGATGGAATATAAGTTACAACAGGAGAATAAAAGCATAAAGTTCAccaaaatgttttatttttcttaaatacaGCCACAAAACACCAGAACAATAATGTGAGAGATTTAAAAAGGAGGACCATAAAACAGGTTCTAAGAAAACAGGGTTTTATCGTCTCAATCAAATAAACTAGATTGTAAAATGGCCAACCAATATTCTTGATACCACTCTGCTATATACCCCCAACCCATACATGTTGATAATAAAATTCCATCAAGTCTTCCGAAAATAGTGTATAGGCACAATCGATGACAGATCACTATCTACTTTTGATAGCTAAACATGTTATTACTCATGATGGTCATTTAGTTATGGACCAATCAAGTTAAAATCATCAGAAAAAAATCTCACATTACATTTCTACACATCAAAACTTGTAATTGAAGAAAGTAGGCTGCATAAAATCAATCATGAAGCATTCTCGCCGGCCTCCTCCTTATCAAGTTTCTGCAAAGAGGTCCAAATGTTAGATAAAGATATCTCTGTTCGAGGAAATTTGACAATAAGAACACAATATCATAATTCATAAGTCATGAAAAAATCCATAAATATCAACTCAACACAAAGATTAAGCCTAACCTATACTTTGGCAGCATTTGAGAAGAACACGTGCAAACCAAGTAAAGTAATGCAGAATTTGAACACTCATTTTAGACATAAAAAGTCAAAGCCAAAGTAGCAAAACACAATCCCTAGCCACTTGCTGTATTCATTTTATGGACTAATGAGTATAGGCCGTAATTAGAGGTGGTGGGTGCCTATATACATACCACTTCAAACGGTAGCCGAATGATAAGTGGTACAATACCACTATTCTGGCCATAGTAACCATTCCCTTGGTCTATCGGCATCCCAGGTAGTTCTCTAAGCACCGGTTAACCACCTCCCTCACAGTTTGCATGAGATTCCACTAAAAGTAAGACATTTCAATTCAATCGTATCaattgttgattttttctttcattaaaaATGCTTTACTTTAATCTTTAAAGCGAATTATGAAAGTTTTCACAATTAACAGAAGATAAGAGAAAGGAAAAGAACTCTTCATTAAGacaaatcaaattcattttcaataactaactaactaacttaaCAACCTAACTAACTACGCCCCTCTGTCCCTAGTTATAAGACCCAAAAAGTTTGTCTCTGAATATGAAAAATCGtaatttcaaacaaatttatTACTCCAACAACTTTtcttaaaagatttttttgtagAGCTTCCTATAATAATCGAGGGAGTAGCTAGCTAACTAACTAATTAACTATTCTCCTAACAAATTACTTAGGAGTATTTGAATCCATCGGCATaggcataaaataaaaatgaatatctcAACAAAAACAATTATTGCACAATTCATAGGAATGATCAAAgataatcaaatataattaGCCATAACAATTCCACATGTTTAGAGCTAAAATATGAATCACAGGCAGAGTCCTCTAGAACTAAAATCAACTAGCCTAAATTGATTGATGCAAATAGTATAATTTAACACAGTAACTATAAATTAATTGGCGAAATTGAGAATCAAAcaagtgagagagagagagagagagaaaaagaggaTTACGGATTGAGCTTTGTGCCAAGCAAGGCCTTTGTAAACGTTAACGGAGAAAGTGCCGGTGAGGTAGATGGTGGCGACACCGAGAGTTGCAGTGAATGCCTTGAAAGCGTAATCCCCAACCTTACTAGCTATTCCCATTTTTGGATCCACAACCacaactactactactactactagggTTTCTTTTCCACGCTTCTGACCAAGTTATTATAGTTATACTCTCTCATTTCCCTGCttctaattaaatttaattaaatattgtcaaaaaaaataatttaatttaatttaattattattattattttaattaaatattgtcaaaaaaaaatttaatttaattaaataattactattattttttgacacatgcaAACTTAGTTCATTTCATTCATGATAATTGATTCAATACAAGGTggataataattaaaaatttgaggACTAGCAATAAATCGAAATGCTTGAGCTAAGTCGTGAGCTACTCGATTGACTTGTCGCCTAACATAACTGACTTTACAATTTTCATCCAAGACTAATAAACTTAGACACATTTCTATAATATCTCCAACCTCAATTTTATTTCAGCCATCTCAATACATCAAGAACACCTAATGCCTCTGCTTCAGCTATGTGTGGTGATCCTTCTGATCTCTTCATGTATGTCTTTACATACCTGCCTCCATCATCTCGCAAACATGCACCaacacaattaaataataataataataataatattattattattattatttcaaaagtaaatagaccttattaataataatcttttgatatttttatttcataaaaaaatattattattatttttggataCAATCttggaatttaatttattcGGACTAATCATGAAACAAGGAGTTGCATAGAGACTAAtgatgtgtttgattttaaggAAGGAaatgaagaatgaaaaaaaacacgaaaatcaatgaatgaaagGTTGAAAAGTCTCCGATTGATTGCGAGAACACAAACAAGAAGCAGAAACGTGATAGAGAGGAACTTTTCAACCCTTCATTCATTGCCTTCACTTGGGTTccttaaccatttggtcctgggttcgatctccAGCCGATGTGTATGGAGAAGCATTTGTTGGAAGATGTCGACCCCTTAAATAGATCTCAGTTAC from Trifolium pratense cultivar HEN17-A07 linkage group LG5, ARS_RC_1.1, whole genome shotgun sequence encodes:
- the LOC123883781 gene encoding TORTIFOLIA1-like protein 3, giving the protein MSSPQNIKQKVFTCLTKLSDRDTHSLAATELITIARSLDTTTVPVFLSCMYSTDASDKSPVRKQCVQLFGFLSETHGNALSPYLSKIIANVIRRLRDSDSSVRSACVNSVSALACHVTKQPFLSFLKPLSEALFTEQDQNAQIGAALCLASAIDGAPDPDSARLAKLLPKFQKLLKREVFKAKPALLTLIGSVVEAGGASGQASLKNLVPCLVESLSNRDWAVRKSAAETLLVLANVEREFLPEFKSECLKVFENRRFDKVKLVREVMNQMLEAWKHIPDVSDEFSPPPRWQSSSKENASDGRYPPVSQNSCNPGSVMANLRRKSAPAGRFSLPDSSSASNGKNVSALSSNKRRSSVVSRKLNQKNWDVQVAMADQGDLEEMNENKTPLEMNRALLNKNSDDKMKRHGGSKAGSRVVPYHEESHDSVPVSNVPKDLFKNDKESEELSLIRNQLQQIEKQQSSLLDLLQKFIGSSQNGMRSLETRVHGLELALDDISYDLAVSNGRMSNSNVPRNSCCLLPGAEFLSSKFWRKSQGQYSSPRFSRRGGAPSLAAMHYTAGRNAETNFTTQRFRLDGGFITNPLAEVHTNSRDFA